The proteins below come from a single Nitrospirota bacterium genomic window:
- a CDS encoding thioredoxin domain-containing protein, giving the protein MNRLSAEKSPYLRHAAQQKIDWYPWSDEAFEAARKQNKPVFLSSGAIWCHWCHVMAKECFENDDIVRLLNEKYISVKLDRDERPDIDRRYQGAVSAMGFGGGWPLSVFLTPERTPFFGGTYFPPEDSLNRPGFIKVLTAVADFYESKKAEVSEYSRKVLDSLKQRPRAGGAIGMSVVREAVTDILSRFDTRNGGFGSSPKFPAPGAVEFLLNRHYFLELESLGYAARKTLESMARGGFHDQLGGGFHRYSVDAEWIVPHFEKMADDNAWHLRNYLDGYAVFRNVYFREVAEGIIGFIRNVLSDPEGGFYASQDADVTPNDEGGYFTWTDDEFRRILSDEEYRVLSLHLFGEKGAMHHNASKKVLCVSADAERIAGQLDLDVRLVAEIIMNGKKKLLEERNRRQAPIVDTTFYTSLNGMLITSYLKAFRILQDPWLKEFALKSLHRVMHENMADNEPLHTRGIRAVLDDYIHLTDALIAAYEVAGDVRFLNMADNLMELCISKFWDEDDGGFFDTDSEVLGIRLKTIEDIPHPSANALGVLLLVKLHSMTGKKKYHASAERTLSAFAVQAQHMGVHAGYFFGAMDAFLHELRLTLHTVPESTLARTALSVFRPYVSFSYAEDKGCVIPCQDTICYEPLHSAEALQEFLRDQRGSKFKI; this is encoded by the coding sequence ATGAACAGACTGTCAGCGGAAAAATCACCTTATCTCAGACACGCTGCACAGCAGAAGATCGACTGGTATCCATGGTCAGATGAGGCATTTGAGGCGGCCAGGAAACAGAACAAGCCGGTCTTTCTCAGTTCGGGTGCCATCTGGTGTCACTGGTGTCATGTGATGGCCAAGGAATGCTTCGAAAATGACGACATAGTACGGCTTCTGAATGAAAAATACATCTCGGTAAAGCTTGACAGGGATGAACGGCCTGATATCGACCGAAGGTATCAGGGTGCCGTGTCTGCAATGGGGTTCGGAGGCGGCTGGCCGCTGAGTGTGTTTCTCACCCCAGAAAGAACCCCTTTTTTTGGAGGCACCTATTTCCCTCCCGAGGACAGCCTGAACAGACCGGGGTTTATTAAGGTATTAACTGCGGTCGCAGATTTCTATGAAAGCAAAAAAGCGGAGGTATCTGAATACAGCCGGAAAGTACTGGATTCCCTGAAGCAGAGACCCCGGGCGGGGGGCGCAATCGGCATGTCTGTGGTCAGGGAGGCGGTAACCGATATCCTTTCCCGATTTGATACCCGCAATGGCGGGTTCGGGTCTTCTCCGAAATTTCCGGCTCCGGGTGCTGTCGAATTCCTGCTGAACAGGCATTATTTTCTTGAGCTCGAGTCTCTCGGATATGCGGCAAGAAAAACACTTGAATCAATGGCAAGGGGCGGATTTCATGACCAGCTTGGCGGCGGATTTCACAGGTATTCTGTAGATGCTGAGTGGATTGTCCCGCACTTTGAAAAAATGGCAGACGATAATGCGTGGCATTTGAGGAATTATCTTGATGGATATGCGGTTTTCAGGAACGTGTATTTCAGGGAAGTGGCGGAAGGAATAATAGGGTTCATCCGCAATGTTCTGTCAGACCCTGAGGGAGGATTCTATGCAAGCCAGGACGCCGATGTCACCCCCAATGACGAAGGAGGGTATTTTACCTGGACAGATGATGAATTCAGGCGCATCCTGAGCGATGAGGAATACCGAGTCCTGTCACTGCATCTTTTCGGTGAAAAAGGCGCCATGCATCATAATGCATCGAAAAAGGTGCTGTGTGTCTCGGCGGATGCGGAACGCATCGCCGGACAGCTTGATCTGGATGTGCGGCTGGTCGCCGAAATAATCATGAACGGCAAGAAAAAACTGCTGGAGGAGAGGAACAGACGGCAGGCGCCGATCGTTGATACTACTTTTTACACCTCTCTCAACGGTATGCTGATCACCTCTTATCTGAAAGCGTTCAGGATACTGCAGGACCCCTGGCTGAAGGAATTTGCCCTCAAAAGCCTGCACAGGGTAATGCATGAGAATATGGCAGACAATGAGCCGCTGCACACGCGCGGCATCAGGGCGGTTCTTGATGATTACATTCACCTGACAGATGCCCTGATCGCAGCATATGAAGTTGCGGGTGATGTCCGCTTTCTCAACATGGCGGATAACCTGATGGAGCTGTGCATCAGCAAGTTCTGGGATGAAGACGATGGAGGGTTTTTTGATACAGACAGCGAAGTGCTCGGAATACGGCTGAAGACGATCGAAGATATCCCGCATCCTTCTGCAAACGCCCTTGGCGTCCTGCTGTTAGTGAAACTCCATTCCATGACAGGAAAGAAGAAATATCATGCAAGCGCAGAAAGAACACTCAGTGCCTTTGCTGTACAAGCACAACATATGGGTGTCCATGCAGGATATTTTTTTGGTGCCATGGATGCATTTTTGCACGAACTCAGGCTCACGCTGCACACTGTCCCGGAGAGTACGCTGGCAAGGACAGCCCTTTCCGTATTCAGGCCTTATGTGAGCTTCAGTTATGCCGAGGATAAAGGCTGCGTGATTCCCTGTCAGGACACGATATGCTATGAACCCTTGCACAGTGCGGAAGCATTGCAGGAATTCCTGAGAGATCAGCGAGGGAGTAAGTTCAAAATATAG
- a CDS encoding glycine zipper 2TM domain-containing protein: MKKIISLFLVLSLLSVSFGCTQYHAQGAGAGGVLGGIAGALLDRKNPWRGGVIGAAIGGVAGATLTDISMRASQEAAASNRPVEYRTEDGRGVYRADPVDYNAQTKCHKVQERVWEEGKLVKDQIREVCEGDKYERRY, from the coding sequence ATGAAGAAAATCATATCTCTGTTTTTGGTCTTATCCTTGCTCAGTGTATCTTTCGGCTGCACCCAATATCATGCGCAGGGAGCAGGCGCAGGTGGTGTTCTTGGCGGCATCGCAGGGGCACTGCTCGACCGCAAGAATCCCTGGCGGGGCGGGGTCATCGGCGCAGCAATCGGCGGAGTGGCAGGAGCAACGCTCACAGATATTTCCATGAGGGCCTCCCAGGAGGCTGCAGCTTCAAACAGGCCTGTTGAATACAGAACCGAAGACGGACGGGGTGTCTACAGGGCTGATCCTGTTGATTACAATGCGCAAACAAAATGCCACAAGGTGCAGGAGAGGGTCTGGGAGGAAGGGAAACTGGTAAAAGACCAGATCCGGGAAGTGTGTGAAGGAGACAAGTACGAAAGAAGATATTAG
- a CDS encoding DUF167 domain-containing protein, giving the protein MLTLFVPVNIPFKKTKRGITFRVKVEPRSSKKGISGLLGEAVKIKVHSPPVGGAANEELRDIIAEEFGIRKSAIRIVSGRSSKEKTVEIEGIDTIP; this is encoded by the coding sequence GTGTTAACATTATTCGTACCCGTGAATATCCCGTTCAAAAAAACAAAAAGAGGTATAACCTTCAGAGTAAAAGTGGAGCCAAGATCCTCGAAAAAGGGGATATCGGGGCTTCTCGGTGAAGCGGTCAAGATAAAAGTGCACTCCCCTCCTGTCGGGGGGGCTGCAAACGAGGAACTGAGAGATATCATTGCGGAAGAATTTGGTATCAGGAAGTCCGCAATACGGATCGTGAGCGGACGGTCATCAAAGGAAAAAACCGTCGAGATCGAGGGGATTGATACGATTCCTTGA
- the serS gene encoding serine--tRNA ligase, which produces MLDPRFVREHTDVVKHALEDRHYSISLDDFLASEEQRRLYLREAEELRNRRNVVSEEVGRLKKLKQDASALIEEMKGVADRIRELDDTIRTLEDTINEFLLVVPNIPLESVPRGRDETENVEIRRWGEPGTFDFEPLNHWDIGEILGIIEFERAAKIAGARFSMTRGYGAKLERALMNFMLDLNTSKGYQEVLPPILVNRDSMKGTGQLPKFEMELFKISDPEFYLIPTAEVPVTNIHKNEILSENNLPIYYTAYTPCFRREAGSYGKDVRGLIRQHQFNKVELVKFVKPEDSFDELESLTADAEDILRRLELPYRVVALCTGDLGFAAAKTYDLEVWLPGQQKYREISSCSNFTDFQARRANIRFKREGQKGTEFVHTLNGSGLAIGRTLVAVLENYQQKDGSVVVPEVLRPYVGTEIIK; this is translated from the coding sequence ATGCTTGATCCGCGTTTCGTGAGAGAACACACCGATGTGGTGAAGCACGCGCTTGAAGACAGGCACTACAGTATTTCCCTCGATGACTTCTTGGCCTCTGAAGAACAGCGCAGGCTTTATCTCAGGGAGGCAGAAGAACTGAGAAACAGGAGGAACGTGGTTTCTGAAGAGGTGGGAAGACTGAAGAAACTGAAGCAGGATGCCTCTGCACTTATTGAGGAGATGAAAGGCGTTGCGGACAGAATCAGGGAACTGGATGACACGATCAGGACACTTGAAGATACTATCAATGAGTTTCTTCTTGTTGTGCCAAATATCCCCCTTGAATCTGTCCCACGCGGACGGGATGAGACAGAAAATGTGGAAATCCGCAGGTGGGGAGAGCCCGGCACGTTCGATTTTGAACCGCTGAACCACTGGGATATCGGTGAGATCCTCGGCATCATTGAATTTGAGCGTGCAGCGAAGATTGCGGGGGCACGGTTTTCCATGACCAGGGGCTACGGGGCAAAACTCGAACGGGCGCTGATGAATTTCATGCTCGACCTGAACACCTCAAAGGGATATCAGGAAGTGCTCCCGCCGATCCTGGTAAACAGAGACAGCATGAAGGGCACCGGACAACTGCCCAAATTCGAGATGGAACTGTTTAAAATCAGCGATCCGGAATTTTATCTCATTCCGACTGCGGAAGTGCCGGTAACGAATATCCATAAAAATGAAATCCTGAGCGAAAATAACCTTCCGATATATTATACGGCGTATACACCGTGCTTCAGGCGGGAAGCCGGCTCCTACGGAAAGGACGTACGGGGTCTTATCAGGCAGCATCAGTTCAATAAAGTCGAGCTTGTGAAATTTGTAAAGCCCGAAGATTCGTTCGATGAACTTGAATCTCTGACCGCTGATGCGGAAGATATCCTCAGGAGATTGGAACTCCCTTACCGGGTAGTTGCCCTCTGTACGGGCGACCTGGGATTTGCTGCCGCAAAAACCTATGACCTTGAAGTCTGGCTTCCGGGTCAGCAAAAGTATCGTGAGATCTCCTCCTGCTCAAATTTTACCGATTTTCAGGCAAGGAGAGCGAATATCCGGTTCAAGCGCGAAGGACAGAAGGGCACGGAATTCGTGCACACGCTGAACGGTTCGGGCCTGGCAATAGGAAGAACCCTTGTGGCAGTTCTTGAAAATTACCAGCAGAAGGACGGCAGTGTCGTAGTTCCCGAGGTATTGCGGCCTTATGTGGGTACGGAGATCATAAAGTAA
- a CDS encoding deoxyguanosinetriphosphate triphosphohydrolase: MTIREQTEGIEKKVLHPKACKSSESRGRATPEREGEIRTCFQRDRDRIIHSKAFRRLKHKTQVFLAPRGDHYRTRLTHVLEVSQIARTIARALRLNEDLTEAIALGHDLGHTPFGHAGEDILREIHPGGFDHFQQSLRVVDFLEKGGKGLNLTYEVRNGIVKHSKGKGLIIPEAKEDRAETLEGQVVRVSDLIAYVNHDLDDAMRAGVIQAADIPAGILRVLGDSHAQRIDTMVKDFVYQSLKTDMEELCMSEIVMSSVYSLRDFLFLTVYESDKIIREFRKAKRILRDLYTYYLEHMDEVFIDIPKQQEPDTAGIETFRHQTVCDFIAGMTDRFALMTYEKLFLPQQWAVL, from the coding sequence ATGACCATACGCGAGCAGACAGAGGGCATTGAAAAAAAAGTTCTTCATCCGAAGGCCTGCAAGAGTTCCGAAAGCAGGGGAAGGGCAACTCCAGAGAGGGAAGGTGAAATACGGACCTGCTTTCAGAGGGACCGTGACAGGATTATCCACTCGAAGGCATTCAGACGGCTGAAACACAAGACACAGGTATTCCTTGCACCCCGTGGAGACCATTACAGAACGCGCCTTACCCACGTGCTTGAGGTGTCACAAATCGCGCGAACGATCGCAAGGGCCCTGAGACTGAATGAGGATCTGACAGAGGCGATTGCGCTCGGTCATGACCTTGGCCATACCCCTTTCGGACATGCAGGCGAGGATATTCTGCGGGAGATACATCCCGGCGGATTCGATCACTTTCAGCAGAGCCTGCGTGTTGTCGATTTCCTCGAAAAAGGGGGCAAGGGATTAAACCTTACTTACGAAGTCCGAAATGGTATCGTAAAACACTCAAAGGGGAAGGGGCTCATCATACCCGAAGCAAAGGAGGACCGGGCAGAAACACTCGAGGGACAGGTTGTGAGGGTATCTGACCTCATCGCATATGTGAATCATGACCTTGACGATGCAATGAGAGCCGGTGTGATCCAGGCAGCAGATATTCCCGCCGGGATCCTCAGGGTACTCGGGGATTCTCATGCACAAAGGATAGATACCATGGTGAAAGACTTTGTGTATCAGTCACTCAAAACAGACATGGAAGAACTCTGCATGAGCGAAATAGTTATGTCCAGCGTCTATTCACTCCGGGATTTTCTTTTTTTGACAGTATATGAAAGCGACAAAATTATCAGGGAATTCAGAAAGGCAAAGAGAATCCTCCGTGATTTGTATACGTACTATCTGGAACATATGGATGAGGTCTTTATTGATATCCCGAAACAACAGGAGCCAGATACCGCCGGGATCGAAACATTCCGCCATCAGACAGTGTGTGATTTCATCGCAGGGATGACCGACAGATTCGCGCTTATGACCTACGAAAAACTTTTTTTGCCCCAGCAATGGGCGGTACTTTAG
- a CDS encoding helix-turn-helix transcriptional regulator has product MFGDKLRKLMKARGIKAITLAQRMGVSCAYVSQLITGIRRPGRETLLKLSRALEVPVESLLLIDSDSSEKILLSRKIPVLDETKMEAWGDSIDLDYPSLVANTFEYATTDDHNAFYITPKGLLTCCGLEACDLILIEPNKKVSSGDTVLAWLPEGYSLRKIIIKDNMVILMDEKQEPIISSQDVLSEGLKFFRVSQCIRKF; this is encoded by the coding sequence ATGTTCGGTGACAAACTCAGAAAGCTTATGAAAGCAAGAGGCATAAAAGCTATAACACTTGCTCAACGTATGGGAGTGAGTTGTGCGTATGTCAGTCAGCTGATTACGGGAATCCGGAGACCGGGACGCGAGACACTCTTGAAGCTTTCCAGGGCATTGGAAGTTCCGGTTGAATCATTGCTGCTGATAGATTCAGACTCATCCGAAAAGATCCTTCTCTCAAGAAAGATTCCTGTGCTGGATGAAACGAAAATGGAAGCCTGGGGGGACAGCATTGACCTTGATTATCCCTCTCTGGTTGCGAATACCTTTGAATATGCGACTACCGATGATCACAATGCGTTTTATATCACCCCCAAGGGACTTCTGACATGCTGCGGTCTTGAGGCATGCGACCTGATTCTGATCGAACCGAACAAGAAAGTCAGCAGCGGAGACACTGTTCTGGCCTGGTTGCCGGAAGGGTATTCCCTGAGGAAAATCATCATCAAAGACAACATGGTAATTCTGATGGACGAAAAGCAGGAGCCGATTATTTCATCGCAGGACGTATTAAGCGAAGGCTTGAAGTTCTTCAGAGTAAGCCAATGTATCAGAAAATTCTAA
- a CDS encoding GTPase, giving the protein MPANLPPEYFEAEKRYKQAQTPGEKSIALEDLLSTIPKHKGTDKLRADLRRRLSQLRKEAVSKKKGGRGDLYTVQKEGASQIALVGFPNSGKSSLLACLTNANPVIAEYPISTLAPLPGMMPFEDIQFQFVDLPPIGNEATDGWVSGILRHADALVFVVDLAEDPDIQAELLLEQLERWNIMIASGLFFDNENRERISEPRTEGRTAGRILKKTLIVANKQDLADAASFAMLREKYAQLYRCLPISALKKENLEELKRALFELSGIIRVYSKPPGKEPDLSTPFTVPRGSTVIDLASFIHKDFLFNLKFARVWGSAKFDGQKVEKNFVLKDRDIVEFNV; this is encoded by the coding sequence ATGCCGGCTAATCTCCCACCGGAATACTTTGAGGCTGAGAAGAGGTACAAGCAGGCCCAGACTCCCGGAGAAAAGAGTATTGCCCTTGAAGACCTTCTGTCAACAATACCGAAACACAAGGGAACAGACAAATTAAGGGCTGATCTGCGAAGAAGGCTCTCACAACTCAGAAAAGAAGCGGTGAGCAAGAAGAAAGGGGGAAGAGGGGATCTTTACACGGTACAGAAAGAAGGAGCATCCCAAATAGCCCTGGTGGGGTTCCCGAATTCCGGCAAGTCTTCCCTGCTTGCGTGCCTCACCAATGCCAATCCGGTCATTGCAGAATATCCCATATCAACGCTTGCTCCCTTACCGGGCATGATGCCGTTTGAAGATATCCAGTTCCAGTTTGTCGATCTTCCGCCGATAGGAAATGAAGCGACTGACGGGTGGGTGTCCGGAATCCTGCGCCACGCGGACGCACTTGTGTTTGTCGTGGATCTCGCCGAGGATCCTGATATCCAGGCAGAACTTCTGCTTGAACAGCTTGAGCGTTGGAATATCATGATTGCGTCTGGCCTCTTTTTTGACAATGAAAACAGGGAGCGAATCTCTGAACCCAGAACAGAGGGCAGGACCGCAGGCAGGATACTGAAAAAAACCCTCATTGTTGCAAATAAACAGGATCTTGCTGATGCGGCCAGCTTTGCTATGCTCCGGGAAAAATACGCGCAATTATACCGGTGCCTTCCGATATCTGCCCTGAAGAAAGAAAATCTGGAGGAACTGAAACGGGCGCTTTTCGAACTCTCAGGGATTATCAGGGTGTATTCTAAACCTCCCGGGAAAGAGCCTGACTTGTCGACGCCGTTTACCGTTCCCCGTGGTTCGACCGTAATTGATCTTGCAAGTTTCATCCATAAGGATTTTCTCTTCAATCTGAAGTTCGCAAGGGTGTGGGGGTCTGCGAAATTCGACGGTCAGAAGGTGGAGAAAAACTTTGTCCTGAAAGACCGGGATATTGTGGAATTCAATGTCTGA
- the gyrA gene encoding DNA gyrase subunit A, translating to MARVPVSIEEEMKGSYLDYAMSVIIGRALPEVRDGLKPVQRRILYAMFREGLLPGKKYSKSAGVVGEVLKKYHPHGDTAVYDAMVRLAQDFNMRYQLVDGQGNFGSVDGDPAAAYRYTEARLAAIAEELLADIDKNTVDFSPNFDETTEEPVVLPSRIPNLIINGSSGIAVGMATNIPPHNLGEIIDGLVLLLENQDATLQELMSRIKGPDFPTGGIIHGVDGIMQAYKEGKGLIKVRAKARVEREHRGGENIIITELPYQVNKARLIEKIAELAREKTVEGISELRDESDREGIRIVIELKRGEIAQVILNNLYKHTQMETTFGIILLALVNKQPRILNLKRLLILFLQHRRDVVLRRTRFELTKAEERAHILEGLKIALDHLDEIIALIRKSKTPEEARTGLMRGYPLTEIQAQAILDMRLQRLTGLEREKIVKEYADTLKEIERLTAILENEALVSQIIKDDLIEMRNKYADERKTEITAETKEITLEDLITDEETVITLSHQGYIKRNPLSAYRSQRRGGKGLIGMETKEEDFVNELFIGATHDYMLFFSNLGRLYWLKTYQLPEAGRAAKGKALVNLLALSEGERITTALPVRDFKEEFLVMFTKNGTVKKTALQEYSNPRGKGIIAITLEKGDELIAVRKTDGKSDLIIGTMNGLSIRFNEEDVRDMGRTAKGVRGIKLMKGDRVVSAEVAEERKAILTVTEKGQGKRTKTEDYPVQKRGGKGVISIKITNKGGKAVGLMQVSDEDEVVIITSSGKLIRTLAGNISLHGRNTQGVKLMDVEGDDKIVSIGKVAEKD from the coding sequence ATGGCAAGAGTACCGGTAAGCATAGAAGAAGAAATGAAGGGTTCCTATCTCGATTACGCAATGAGCGTAATCATCGGAAGGGCGCTTCCTGAGGTCAGGGACGGGCTGAAGCCCGTTCAGCGGAGGATACTGTACGCAATGTTCAGGGAGGGGCTGCTTCCGGGAAAGAAATACTCCAAATCAGCCGGTGTCGTCGGCGAGGTTCTCAAGAAATACCATCCCCACGGGGACACAGCAGTATATGATGCGATGGTCAGGCTCGCCCAGGATTTCAATATGCGGTACCAGCTTGTTGACGGCCAGGGGAATTTCGGATCGGTCGACGGAGACCCTGCGGCTGCTTACCGGTATACCGAAGCGAGGCTTGCTGCCATCGCCGAGGAACTCCTTGCCGATATCGACAAGAATACCGTTGACTTCTCCCCGAATTTTGACGAGACAACCGAAGAACCGGTGGTGCTTCCTTCGAGAATACCGAACCTCATCATTAACGGCTCATCCGGAATAGCCGTCGGCATGGCTACCAATATCCCGCCTCACAATCTCGGCGAAATCATCGACGGTCTTGTGCTGCTTCTTGAGAATCAAGATGCTACGCTGCAGGAGCTGATGTCCAGGATTAAGGGCCCTGACTTTCCGACCGGGGGCATAATCCATGGCGTAGACGGGATCATGCAGGCATATAAGGAAGGAAAAGGACTGATAAAGGTTCGCGCAAAAGCACGAGTTGAGCGGGAACACAGAGGCGGGGAGAATATCATCATTACTGAGCTTCCCTATCAGGTGAATAAGGCAAGACTGATAGAAAAAATTGCTGAACTTGCACGGGAAAAAACGGTCGAGGGCATATCTGAACTGCGGGATGAATCCGACAGGGAAGGCATCAGGATTGTCATCGAGCTGAAGCGCGGAGAGATTGCGCAGGTCATCCTCAACAACCTCTACAAACATACCCAGATGGAAACGACTTTCGGAATAATCCTGCTCGCGCTCGTCAATAAACAGCCGAGGATACTGAATCTGAAGAGACTCCTCATTCTGTTCCTGCAGCACAGGCGTGATGTGGTGCTGAGACGAACCCGTTTTGAACTCACGAAAGCGGAAGAACGGGCGCACATTCTGGAAGGACTCAAAATCGCCCTTGACCATCTCGATGAGATCATCGCACTGATAAGAAAATCGAAGACTCCTGAAGAGGCAAGAACCGGACTGATGCGGGGCTACCCCCTGACGGAGATACAGGCGCAGGCGATTCTTGACATGCGACTCCAGAGACTGACCGGTCTGGAGCGGGAAAAAATCGTCAAGGAATATGCAGACACCCTGAAAGAGATCGAACGGCTGACGGCGATCCTTGAAAATGAGGCCCTCGTCTCTCAGATCATTAAGGATGATCTGATCGAGATGAGGAACAAATATGCGGATGAGCGAAAGACAGAGATTACGGCCGAAACAAAGGAAATCACTCTCGAAGATCTTATTACTGATGAGGAAACGGTTATCACTCTCTCCCATCAGGGGTACATCAAGAGAAATCCCCTAAGCGCCTACCGGAGCCAGCGCAGGGGCGGCAAGGGACTTATCGGCATGGAGACGAAGGAGGAAGACTTTGTGAACGAGTTGTTCATAGGTGCAACGCATGACTACATGCTCTTTTTCTCAAACCTCGGGCGTCTCTACTGGCTCAAGACCTATCAGTTGCCTGAAGCAGGCCGTGCCGCAAAGGGAAAAGCGCTGGTAAACCTTCTCGCGCTGTCAGAAGGGGAAAGGATCACCACTGCGCTTCCTGTGCGGGACTTCAAGGAAGAGTTTCTCGTCATGTTTACCAAGAACGGCACCGTGAAGAAGACCGCGCTGCAGGAATACAGCAACCCCCGTGGCAAAGGGATCATCGCCATTACCCTTGAAAAGGGAGACGAACTTATCGCCGTCAGGAAAACTGACGGGAAAAGCGACCTGATTATCGGCACCATGAACGGCCTTTCGATCAGGTTCAACGAAGAGGATGTGCGTGACATGGGACGAACGGCAAAAGGGGTGCGCGGAATTAAGCTCATGAAGGGAGACAGGGTCGTATCGGCAGAAGTTGCCGAGGAACGAAAGGCAATTCTCACGGTCACGGAAAAAGGCCAGGGCAAGCGGACAAAAACTGAGGACTATCCTGTACAGAAACGCGGCGGCAAAGGGGTAATCTCGATCAAGATTACAAACAAGGGCGGGAAAGCCGTCGGCCTCATGCAGGTGAGCGATGAAGACGAGGTCGTAATTATTACCAGTTCCGGGAAATTGATCAGAACCTTAGCGGGCAATATCTCTCTTCACGGCAGAAACACTCAGGGAGTGAAGCTGATGGACGTGGAAGGCGACGACAAAATAGTCAGTATCGGAAAGGTCGCAGAAAAAGACTGA